A single Anopheles funestus chromosome 2RL, idAnoFuneDA-416_04, whole genome shotgun sequence DNA region contains:
- the LOC125762189 gene encoding uncharacterized protein LOC125762189 — protein sequence MIAEPVGNNTKNRILFAKMEYVALSSLDAPFRFVYLFCNYCSQHLYLPINHTHHSETFFIDIFSRDLRYAILGFVLLIVLLNVILTRKNAPIRHLFFVYELLSGTRAYPHPKEYIPNRAMQLVVGIVLQIISCALATFLVAQLSVPVMMLPVKSLKDLAQHPEYKVCIPMLRNVARHIPALARGHNPKQRFDRKCHELARMGDPEKLADYLCDRENDVVILSSDAVMNMIFHDEKLLERMCDIVPIERKIFVTWLSLPHKPQFKHAEFLKQFIHQLRSTGLLLKPYLRLTGSWSRYNRHKKNRWADIELSSLQVLFLGYGAIGCCSLVMLVVELLVAQISKIYKRFRK from the exons ATGATTGCGGAACCGGTGGGAAATAATACTAAGAACCGGATATTATTCGCAAAGATGGAGTATGTTGCCCTTAGTTCATTAGATGCaccatttcgtttcgtttaccTTTTCTGTAATTATTGCAGTCAGCATCTTTACCTACCGATAAACCACACACATCACTccgaaacattttttattgatatATTTTCTCGCGATCTACGTTACGCGATTTTGGGTTTCGTGCTTCTTATCGTCCTGCTGAATGTGATACTGACACGGAAGAATGCACCGATCCGACATCTGTTTTTTGTCTACGAGCTGCTCAGCGGAACGCGTGCATATCCGCACCCGAAGGAGTACATTCCGAACCGTGCGATGCAACTGGTGGTTGGAATTGTGCTGCAGATCATAAGCTGTGCTCTTGCGACGTTCCTGGTTGCTCAGCTATCTGTTCCCGTCATGATGCTACCAGTAAAAAGCTTAAAAGATCTCGCACAACATCCAGAGTACAAGGTGTGCATACCGATGCTGCGTAATGTCGCTAGACACATTCCCGCCCTAGCGCGGGGTCATAATCctaagcaaaggtttgatcgCAAGTGCCACGAATTGGCACGAATGGGTGATCCTGAAAAGTTGGCTGACTATCTTTGCGATCGCGAGAACGATGTGGTTATCCTATCCAGTGACGCAGTAATGAACATGATTTTTCACGATGAAAAACTACTCGAAAGGATGTGCGATATTGTACCGATCGAGCGTAAAATCTTCGTTACCTGGCTCTCGCTGCCGCACAAGCCACAGTTTAAGCATGCGGAATTTCTTAAGCAATT CATACATCAGCTGCGTTCAACTGGATTGTTGCTGAAACCATATCTTCGTCTGACGGGTTCCTGGAGTCGTTACAACAGGCACAAGAAAAACCGCTGGGCTGATATCGAGCTGTCAAGTTTGCAGGTGTTGTTTCTAGGATATGGCGCAATCGGATGCTGCAGTTTAGTAATGCTAGTGGTAGAGTTATTGGTTGctcaaatttcaaaaatttacaaaCGTTTTCGGAAGTAA